In the genome of Nitrospirota bacterium, one region contains:
- a CDS encoding response regulator, whose amino-acid sequence MQRMILIVDDSASMRQLMAFTLQDAGYGVLEAADGMDAVQKAREASVDLVITDLHMPEMDGFGLIEALKGLPEYRYKPIIMLTTESAESKKHQGKLLGASGWIVKPFTPEQLVRVVEKFVR is encoded by the coding sequence ATGCAAAGGATGATACTGATTGTAGATGACTCCGCATCCATGCGGCAGCTCATGGCCTTTACCCTTCAGGATGCCGGCTATGGCGTCCTGGAGGCCGCCGACGGGATGGATGCCGTGCAGAAGGCCCGGGAGGCCTCCGTCGACCTGGTCATTACGGACTTGCACATGCCGGAGATGGACGGGTTCGGCCTTATCGAGGCCCTGAAGGGGCTTCCCGAGTACAGGTACAAGCCCATCATCATGCTCACCACCGAGTCCGCCGAATCGAAGAAGCACCAGGGCAAGCTCCTCGGTGCCAGCGGCTGGATCGTCAAGCCCTTCACCCCCGAGCAGCTGGTGCGGGTCGTGGAAAAGTTCGTCCGGTGA
- a CDS encoding methyl-accepting chemotaxis protein: protein MKAAAHLGLSGLALLPLCLSALISNTPVRAAAAVLGYAGALAVLHMRGARSGKRLARLHTEDKKSILESISGNLAPVASRLEKKAELMPVMSNQLGEVVRQTEEAALGIGKSFSSIAERARDNARRATGALKGIAGQEGEEALLEVSRKALAGVIESLRGTAGTIESTLEGARAMHASMESIKKFIGEIEYIADQTNLLALNAAIEAARAGEHGRGFAVVADEIRKLSGSSNSAATRIQHIMKDVDASLTALGSETQARSTESRDRAEQAERVVAESLRRIDSLLAETKGELDALTEESQLLAQDIGGIVVSMQFQDITRQRVEHVVAPLGALKGELEGMARHLRSTSRGLHEWDEHKGVEWLKSLYTMQAERDVMDATLAPAGEADVCFAEANGGAGGDGSWRVDENVTIF from the coding sequence ATGAAGGCAGCGGCACACCTTGGCCTCTCCGGTCTGGCTCTTCTTCCTCTGTGCCTTTCTGCTCTGATTTCGAATACGCCCGTTCGCGCCGCTGCGGCGGTGCTGGGGTACGCGGGGGCCTTGGCGGTTCTGCACATGCGCGGGGCGCGGTCCGGCAAGCGCCTGGCCCGTCTGCACACGGAGGACAAGAAGAGCATCCTCGAGAGCATAAGCGGCAACCTCGCCCCCGTGGCCTCCCGCCTTGAGAAGAAGGCGGAGCTCATGCCCGTCATGTCCAACCAGCTCGGCGAGGTGGTCAGACAGACGGAAGAGGCTGCCCTGGGAATAGGCAAGAGCTTTTCGAGCATCGCCGAACGGGCCCGGGACAACGCTCGGCGCGCCACCGGCGCCCTCAAGGGCATCGCCGGCCAGGAGGGGGAGGAGGCCCTCCTGGAGGTCAGCAGAAAGGCACTGGCCGGCGTGATAGAGAGCCTGCGGGGCACGGCCGGCACCATAGAGAGCACCCTGGAGGGGGCCAGGGCCATGCATGCCTCCATGGAAAGCATAAAGAAGTTCATCGGCGAGATCGAGTATATCGCCGACCAGACGAACCTCCTTGCCCTGAACGCCGCCATCGAGGCCGCCCGGGCTGGGGAGCACGGCAGGGGGTTCGCCGTGGTGGCCGACGAGATTCGGAAGCTCTCGGGCAGCTCCAACTCGGCGGCCACCCGGATACAGCACATCATGAAAGACGTGGACGCCTCCTTGACCGCGCTGGGCTCCGAAACGCAAGCCAGGAGCACGGAGAGCAGGGACCGGGCGGAACAGGCGGAGCGGGTCGTAGCCGAATCCCTCAGGAGAATCGACTCCCTCCTGGCCGAGACGAAGGGAGAACTGGACGCCCTTACCGAGGAGTCCCAGCTCCTGGCCCAGGACATTGGAGGCATCGTGGTCTCCATGCAGTTTCAGGATATTACACGCCAGCGCGTCGAACATGTCGTCGCGCCGCTCGGGGCCCTCAAGGGGGAGCTCGAGGGCATGGCGCGGCACCTGAGGAGCACAAGCCGGGGGCTGCACGAATGGGACGAGCACAAGGGGGTTGAGTGGCTGAAGAGCCTTTATACCATGCAGGCGGAGCGGGATGTCATGGACGCCACACTGGCACCGGCCGGGGAGGCGGACGTGTGCTTCGCTGAAGCAAACGGCGGCGCGGGCGGAGACGGCTCGTGGCGGGTGGATGAGAACGTCACGATATTTTAG
- a CDS encoding response regulator, whose translation MQSECDVQRVLIIHDEILHLYFLAELFKTFDYEVYMAETEDMAKNLLDLQNFQVVITETGYRRTREEALELIAWVKRKNPASRIVVLNGNGESREQPPAGVDAYLRRPVKLAELLDTLKEWRDCGKKADAKDAGEDAP comes from the coding sequence ATGCAGAGCGAATGTGACGTGCAGAGGGTCCTCATCATACATGACGAAATCCTGCACCTGTACTTCCTGGCGGAGCTCTTCAAGACCTTCGACTACGAGGTCTATATGGCCGAGACGGAGGACATGGCGAAAAACCTCCTGGACCTCCAGAACTTCCAGGTCGTCATTACGGAGACCGGGTACAGGAGGACCCGGGAGGAAGCCCTGGAGCTCATCGCCTGGGTCAAGAGAAAGAACCCGGCTTCACGAATCGTCGTACTCAACGGCAACGGAGAAAGCCGAGAGCAGCCGCCTGCGGGAGTCGACGCCTATCTGCGTCGTCCGGTGAAATTGGCGGAGCTCCTGGACACGTTGAAGGAGTGGAGAGACTGCGGCAAGAAAGCCGATGCCAAAGACGCGGGGGAGGACGCCCCATGA
- a CDS encoding sigma 54-interacting transcriptional regulator, with the protein MKKKILVVDDEEGIRLTFGDFLIEGGYEVAAASSLTDALEHVREKSFDIFLVDIILPDGSGVELLKRIKGSEPKAPVIMITGEPGIETASEAVRLGAYDYIAKPVRKDTLLRVARTALRYKESVDREEKYRLNMEAIFRSVRDGIITVDKNMQILQMNEAASALLGVSREKAWGGSLEAVPSECQGIFFDVLRQTLSTRKPVEAYRLEARSRKGKTVVLSLQASPLLDASRNVYGGVLVVRDETRLCILEDERSRRTAFGTLVGGNEEMQKIYNLAESLADVKSTVLITGESGTGKGMVAEAIHALGVRSEKPFVKVNCAALPDELLESELFGHVKGAFTDAHRDRAGRFEQADGGTIFLDEIGDISPRMQLRLLRVLQEGEFERLGDSRTISVDMRVLAATNRNLLERVKKGTFREDLYYRINVVEIRLPSLRDRRDDIPLLVSHFLEKLRKKMTKDIVGITPEALSTFVNYDWPGNVRELEHALEHAFVVSSGSTISSESLPPFLGRLSAPADPRAGYKGVTVERMQEALREAGGNKTMAARLLGVDRRTVYRKMQEYGLTSRDP; encoded by the coding sequence ATGAAGAAGAAGATTCTGGTCGTTGACGACGAGGAAGGAATCCGGCTTACCTTCGGGGATTTCCTTATCGAGGGAGGTTACGAGGTCGCGGCCGCCTCTAGTCTCACCGACGCCCTGGAGCACGTGCGGGAAAAGTCCTTTGACATATTTCTCGTGGACATCATTCTTCCCGACGGCTCCGGTGTCGAGTTGCTCAAGAGGATAAAGGGCAGCGAGCCCAAGGCGCCCGTCATCATGATAACGGGAGAGCCCGGCATCGAGACCGCTTCGGAAGCCGTCCGCCTCGGCGCCTATGACTACATCGCCAAGCCCGTGCGGAAGGACACGCTCCTGCGGGTCGCCCGCACCGCACTGCGCTACAAGGAATCGGTGGACAGGGAAGAGAAGTACCGCTTGAACATGGAGGCCATCTTCAGGAGCGTGCGGGACGGCATCATCACCGTGGACAAGAACATGCAGATTCTGCAAATGAACGAAGCCGCCTCCGCCCTGCTCGGGGTCTCCCGGGAAAAGGCGTGGGGAGGAAGCCTCGAAGCCGTGCCCTCGGAATGCCAGGGCATCTTCTTCGATGTCCTCCGGCAGACGCTTTCCACGCGGAAGCCCGTGGAGGCGTACAGGCTGGAGGCACGGTCGCGGAAGGGAAAAACCGTGGTCCTGTCCCTTCAAGCCTCGCCTCTGCTGGATGCATCGAGGAACGTTTATGGCGGGGTCTTGGTCGTCCGCGATGAGACCCGCCTGTGCATTCTGGAAGATGAAAGGTCGCGGAGAACGGCCTTTGGCACCCTGGTTGGCGGCAACGAGGAGATGCAGAAGATATACAACCTCGCCGAGTCCCTGGCCGACGTAAAGAGCACGGTGCTCATTACGGGGGAAAGCGGCACCGGCAAGGGAATGGTCGCCGAGGCCATCCATGCCCTCGGCGTCAGGAGCGAGAAGCCCTTCGTGAAAGTCAATTGTGCCGCTCTGCCGGACGAGCTTCTGGAGAGCGAGCTTTTCGGGCACGTCAAGGGGGCTTTCACCGACGCCCACCGCGACCGCGCGGGCCGCTTTGAGCAGGCCGACGGCGGGACCATCTTCCTCGACGAAATCGGGGACATCTCCCCCAGAATGCAACTCCGCCTGCTCCGGGTCCTCCAGGAGGGCGAGTTCGAGCGTCTAGGGGATTCCCGCACCATAAGCGTGGATATGCGGGTTTTGGCGGCCACGAACCGCAATCTGCTGGAGAGGGTGAAGAAGGGAACATTCAGAGAGGACCTCTATTATCGTATAAACGTCGTGGAGATACGCCTTCCCAGCCTTCGGGACCGGCGAGACGACATCCCCCTGCTCGTCAGCCACTTCCTCGAAAAGCTCCGGAAGAAGATGACGAAGGATATCGTGGGCATAACGCCGGAAGCCCTGAGCACTTTTGTGAACTACGACTGGCCCGGCAATGTGCGGGAACTCGAGCACGCTTTGGAACACGCCTTCGTCGTTTCTTCGGGCTCCACCATATCCTCGGAATCGCTGCCGCCTTTTTTGGGAAGACTCTCGGCTCCTGCGGACCCCAGGGCCGGGTACAAGGGAGTGACGGTTGAGAGGATGCAGGAAGCCCTTCGGGAGGCAGGGGGCAACAAAACGATGGCGGCCCGGCTCCTTGGCGTGGACCGGCGGACCGTCTACAGAAAGATGCAAGAGTACGGCCTGACGTCCAGAGACCCGTGA